The Cylindrospermum stagnale PCC 7417 genome segment TGCCAACGCCCAAGAAGTTCGCCAAATTTTAGCAAGTCGGGAATATGTCAGCACAGATATTGACTATATCCAAATTGAAGATGTTAATGGCGCTACCTGTGACTTAGACCATCCGATGCGAGAGTATGCCCATCACCAATTTTATTCTGAGTCGGCGATTAACCGCCCCAGTCGGACTGAACAAATTTGGATTATGACTCAATTAGCGCGTTGGGGTGATACTCCCTTCCCCAGAAATTGGGTAGAAATTGTTGAACGAGTTTGTCGAGTTCGTGTTTTTAGTACCGCCGCTAGAGAATTGGGTTTAGATATTAGTTACACCCGGCAACCGATTCAACTATTTGATGGTAAACCCTTTAACGCCGATGACCCCATTAGCTATCTCAACGATTTAGAAATTAAACGCGATTTCTCTATTGCCGAAGTTGTTCTAGATGCACCCAGAAGAACAGCAGCTTAATCAATTCAAAATTCCAAATTTCTCGTTCCCATACTCTGTATGGGAATGAATTATGGAAGGCTCTGCCTTCCGCGACACCAGAGGCAGAGCCTCTTGATAGCATTCCCAGTCTGAGACTGGGAACGAGATAAGCGAGATAATTCAAAACTCAAAACTCAAAATTAAAAATGCAAAACCGTAACTTGAGAACTACCAACACCGCTACAAGCACAATCAGCCGTCAGCCTTTCCTTGAAATTAAGGACGTTTGCAAAGTTTATCCCACCAAGAAAGGGCCATTTACCGTCCTTGATGGTGTTAACCTCAACGTTGAAAAAGGTGAATTTCTTTGCGTTATCGGCCATTCTGGTTGCGGTAAATCGACGCTGTTAAATATGGTTTCTGGTTTTAACTTCCCCACCACTGGACAAGTGCTGTTAGAAGGAGAACCAATTACTAAGCCTGGCCCTGATAGGATGGTGGTTTTCCAAAACTATGCGTTATTACCTTGGCGGACTGCGTTTGAAAATATCTACTTGGCTGTAAATGCTGTTTATCCAACCAAACCAGAAGCCGAAAAACGGGCAATTGTCCGGGATCATTTGGCAATGGTGGGTTTGGGTGATGCTATGGAAAAGAAGCCCATGCAAATGTCTGGGGGGATGAGACAACGAGTTTCTATCGCCCGTGCTTTGGCTATTCGTCCGAAAGTGTTGATTTTAGATGAACCTTTTGGGGCGTTGGATGCGATTACTAAGGAAGAATTACAGGAAGAATTGCTGAAAATTTGGGGTGATAATCGTTGTACTGTGCTGATGATTACCCATGATATTGATGAGGCGCTGTTTTTGGCAGATAAATTGGTGATGATGACCAATGGCCCTCATGCGAAAATTGGGGAAGTGATGGAAATTCCGTTTGCCAGACCACGCGATCGCACCCGCATTATGGAAGATCCTCAATATTACCAACTGCGGAACTATGCGTTAGACTTCTTGTTTAACCGCTTTGCCCATGATGATGTAGGTTAATATACTTGGGGCGAACCACTGTTCGCCCGGACATCAAGGGAAAAATTGAGATTTTCAAGAACCGTCTACCTTTGCTGTTAGCATTCAATTAGCGATCGCTCTCTATCAGGCAGTGATGCTAGGATCTTGATAGGTTTTGCAAATCTCTAATAAATTAAATTTTTATGGCAGTGCCTCAAAACACAATCTGGGACAATTTTTTATCGCCTGTGGTGCGTCTTTTGATTGATGAAGAGGCGTTGAAACGTTATGCGCTGAGTATTGACTGGGAGCAAGAAAGCGATCGCATCCGCAGCAATGATGTCACAGTTCCCAACTACTACAGCAGCCAAAACTTTCACGGCATTGAGGGCGGATATCTCAACTCCAGTGCGGCGGTTTCCTACGATCCGATTACTCAATACTTTGTACCACCGAATGAAACCTGGGTACGTCAGGCTTTGATTGATGCGATCAAAGTCCAACCACGACGCATACTTGATTTAGGTTGTGGCACAGGTTCCACTACCTTGATGTTAAAGCAGGCTTTCCCCCAAGCAGAAGTGATCGGTTTGGATTTATCACCTTATATGCTGGTAAGGGCAGAAGATAAAGCCAAAACTGCTGGTTTAGATATCTGCTGGCAACATGGCAATGCCGAAACAACAGGCTTGGAGGATGCTACATTCGATTTAGTGACAGCTTCTTTGCTATTTCACGAAACACCCGCTACGGTAACTCAGGCAATTTTGCGAGAAAGTTTCCGGTTGTTAGCGGTGGGTGGGCAAATATTGATGCTCGATGGTAATCAGAAAACCCTACGTCAAGTAGAAATGCTCAATGATGTTTTTGAGGAGCCTTATCTTCGTGAATATGCTGCTGGTAGCGTGGATGCAAGTATGGGTGCAGCCGGGTTTGCAGCAGTGCGAACCCAGGATATTTGGTGGATACATCAGCTAACTAGCGGTGTGAAACCAATACCCGCAGCAGATGCGAGAAATCAAAAAAATTTCCAGATGTCCGCTCCCAGATCAACAGAGACCACAATAGATAATAATGATTTGGAGGGTGTTGGGTCTCCAGCTTTTGGCGTAGTGGTATGAGTTTAAAGGCAGTTCTATTTGATTTTAATGGCGTCATCATTAAAGATGAACCAATCCATCTGCATTTGATAGATGAGATTCTGATTCAGGAAAATCTCCAGCCCCAACGGGTAAATGAGCGCCAAGCTGCTCTCGGACGTAGCGATCGCGCTTGTTTTCAACAGCTACTGGCTAATCGGGGCCGCGTAGTCAGCGAAGACTATTTATCTCTGTTGCTCAACCGCAAGGCCGAGGCTTATGTGCTGGAACTAGAGAAAATGGAAAAACTGCCTTTGTATCCGGGTGTAGAGGATTTAATCTATCAAGTGCGATCGCGCAGCGTCTCCGCAGATTCGCACCCTCTGAAGTTGGGATTAGTTAGTGGTGCTTTTCGCCAAGAAATAGAACTGGTACTGAATCGCGCCAAACTAGCTGAATACTTTAAAATTATTGTCGCGGGCGATGACATCACCACCAGTAAACCAGAACCTGAGGGTTATCTGCTGGCAGTGGAACGCTTCAATCAAGCATATCCTGATTTAAATCTCCAACCACAAGAATGTCTAGCAATTGAAGATACCCCTGCTGGTATCGAAGCAGCAAAAAGCGCTCGAATGCAGGTGGTGGGTGTAGCGAATACTTACCCATTTCACATGCTTCAGCGCTGCTGTAACTGGACTGTGGATTATCTGACTGATTTGGATTTAGATTGGGTGCAGCAAGTCTATTCTCAAAAAGACTCCCAGCTGGCATTATCTGAGTGTTAGAATGTTATATGGCAGTCAGATTACTGCATAAGGGGAATTAGCTCAGTTGGTAGAGTGCTGCGATCGCACCGCAGAGGTCAGGGATTCGAGCTCCCTATTCTCCATTTTTGTACATTCGCAAATTATGTCGTTTTCCCAAACTCGCATCGTTTGTCATTGAAGTCATATTTTTGCTTTGTCTTGGTTAAGGTTACAGTAATTCCCGTGTGATTCCCTTACTTACACCGCCCATTTGACACCTTTACTAGCATGGTCATAAATTAAATCGAACACGGTGTCACATTTAGACTTAAACAACACTCGGTCATAGCTTACAGGCAGGTTTTTATCTAAAACTGCTTCAACTGCGGACTTCACCTTGCCCTGACTTTGCATATCTTTATACCAGTCTTGGACTAATACTTTTGGCTGTTCTGCTGTCAAACGATGCAAGAGAGACTGTGCTGCTAACTTGACTTTTTGGGTTTCATCAGCAGTCATTTTGTCTTTCTTGAGCAAATCAAATAGTTCCAGTTCGTCTTCTGTCAACCCTTCCCGAATATGCCGTTGGGCTTCTTCCTTCAAGTTTTCGGTAAAATTTACCAGGGCTTCGTAGTAGTTATCAGTTGATGAACCACCAGCGTTGTATTTGTCAATGATTGCTTGTAACCTTTGGGCAAAGTCGGTGCGGGTGGTGTTTTGCTGAATCATTTTGTTCAGTTTGTCTTCAATAAAACTCCTTAAATCGGTAATTTCAATATTTTTATAGGGTTTGTGGCTAAATTCGGCTTTTAGTTGCTCGAAGTTGATTTTACTTAAATCCCAAATTTGGCTCGTCTCGATAATGTTGTATTCTGCACTATATTCTTTAGTGGTAAACCCTTGATTATCAGCAACTACGCTTTCATCTAGCAGTTCAGCAATTTTTAAACTTGCACTATCAATATCTTTGCGTTCAATGATGCTATCAATTACCCCGCGCAGATATTGGAAGATGAAAACCAGTGGACGTGGTTGCTTGATTATCTCTGGTTTACAGGCTTCATAGAGTGAGGTAATGGTATTTTGATAGACAAAAAATGCTTTACGCCATTCATCTTTTTGCAGTAGGGTGTCAGCAAACTGGTTCAATTGCCCTAATTTCTGGAAAGTTTCCTGAATTTTGAGGATACTTTCTAAATCAATCCCCAGTTCCCGACAAAAATTCAACCCTTGGGCGATCGCATCATCCAGTAACTCAAACAGGTTAGACTTTTCTTGAATGGGTGAGTCTTCCTTCTCTCCATCATCGCCCAAAGCGTAATCTGCCAAGGCTTGCTTCATGTTGCGGAAGACGTTGTAATAATCAATAATTTCGCCGTTGGTTTTGGTGACGTTGTTAATCTGATATGAGGTGACGCGGTTCGCACGGGCGATAGTTTGCATCAGCGTGTGGTCTTTCATCGGCTTGTCAAGGTAAAGCGTCGAGAGAGTGGGCGCATCAAAACCCGTCAGCCACATGGCGCAGACAAACACCAACCGCAAGGGATTTTCCGCATCTTTAAACTGATACTCGATATCATGCCCCTGTGCATCAACTGCATTCATTCGTTCTCGGTGGGGTTTAATATCAAGTCCTTGTTTCGCAAATTTTTCAACTTCGCTTTCGCTTCCTTCCAGACTAATCACCACAGCCATCTGGGTTTCTCGCATAAATTCGAGAATCTTTTTCAAGCGAACTTTCTCAATGTCATTAGCAGATTTTTTAATTCTTCCCAGCAGGTTTTTAATTTCTGCTTTCCAGTGATACTGTACTTTGTCGTACATTTTCACCGCAGTGAATTTATCAAGAGAAACTACTAAGCCTTTACCAAGATAGCCACGACGGGGAAAGTGGTAAGCAATATCTTTAGCGATTGTCTCTAACCTATCATCGCGTTTTATTACCTCGGTTTCACGGGCAAATTTCCTCTCTAGCTTGGCTTGCTGGGTGTCATCAAGGTTTTCATCTTCGAGTATTTGGTAAAATTCCTCGCTTAAATCCTCGTTTTGAATTAGTACCTCTGGTACTCGCTTCTGGTAAAACAGGGGGACGGTTGCGCCATCGTCTACTGACTGAGAAAAGTTATACTCACTGACGTAATCGCCAAACCATTCGCTAGTCTTGCGTTTTTTACCTAATAGGGGTGTACCTGTAAAGGCGAGATAATTGGCATGGGGTAAACCTGCCCGCATATTTTCCGCTAAGGTTTTATACTGGGTGCGGTGTGCTTCATCGACAATTACAATGATGTCGTTGCGATCGCTCAATAGTGGATACTTTTTACCCTTCTCGTAGCGGAACTTTTGAATCAGGGTAAAGACAATACGCTTGTTGAGCGAGAGAAAATCCCGCATCTGTTTACTGTTTTTAGGTTGGGCTGCTTCGCTCTTTTTGACGGTTTCGGTGTTTAAGAAATTGCGGTAAATCTGCCCATCTAAATCGTCGCGGTCGGTAATGATGACAAAGGTAAAATTGCCCGTGAGCTTGCGGAAAATCTTCCGAGCATAAAAAATCATCGAAAAGCTTTTACCAGAGCCTTGTGTGTGCCAGAAAACTCCTAATTTACCCTGTTTTTCTTCCCGGTGGTCGAAGGCATCAATAGCGCGATTCACACCGATGAATTGGTGGTTTTGGGCGATGATTTTCTGAGTCTCTTTGTGGTAGAGAATAAAATTTTCGATGTAGTCCAGTACTTTAGAAGGGTGACAAAGCCCGTCTATGGCTAGTTCTAGGCTAGTACCAGATTCTTGAATCTGCTGACGATCTATTTTTTCCTTTTCATCTTCCACCCGCAGCCAGTTAAAAAAGTGTTCCCACTCTGCGGTAAAACTGCCGATTTTGGTTTCTAGGGCGTTGGAAAGAATGCAGAAGGCGTTGGTGAGAAAGAGTTGGGGAATATCTTTTTTGTAGTTGCTGAGGTTGTCGTCAAAGGCTGTTTGCAGTTTGATGTTGGAGTTCTTCAGTTCGATGAAGACAAGGGGTAAACCGTTGATATATAGCAGGATATCAGGACGGCGATAGTTTCTTTCTCCTTGAATCCAAAGTTGAGAAACGGCTAAATATTCATTATTTCCGTTTGTACTCAAGTCGTTAAAATCTATCACGCGCACTTTCCCGTGTTCGGTTCTACCTTGGGCGTTTTCATACTCAATGGGGATACCGTCACGAATTAGCCTGTCTATTTCCCGATTTGCGGCGATGGGAGACATCAAGTGGCGTTTATTGGTGAGAGTTTCTAAACCTTGGGCGATCGCATCTGCTGGTAAACTGGGGTTGAGGCGAATTGCTGCTGATTGGAGGCGATCGCTAAAAATGACCTCCCGTTTATCTGTGCGGTTGGATCTGTCGTTGAGATCGTCGGGGTTGGTGGTGAAGCAGTTGAGTAATTTAAAGCCTTGCTGCTTTAATTTGGCAAGTACCGCTTGTTCGATGTCATCTTCAGAGATAAAGTTAGGCATTGTTTAGCTGAAACTACATGGACACAGCACCCCCAGCCGCAAAGACTTGTTTTGCTGTTAGTTGCAAATTAGGAAAGATTGAGGAAACGAGTTGATCGTTGTTTTGAAACAATCGCTTTTGATACTCATCCTCTACTAATGTACAAATTGTAACCGTTGGCTGCTTGGGTTTGCCAATATATTCTCTGCCACCAATGCCCAAATAATCGACAATCCAATACTCAGGTACAGCTAATAGGGCATAATCTTCAACTTTGCGGGCGTAGTCGTTCTGCCAGTTTGTACTGACAACCTCAGCAATTAGTTTAATTGAGCTTCCTGATGTAATTACGGGTTCTTGTTGCCACAATGGTTCATTGACCAGTTGCGTTTGGTCTAACACAATCACATCGGGACGAAAAGCCGTGTTTGTTCCCAATAGTTTGATCAAGCAACGATGGGGGATAAAATATGGCAAGTCCTGGCGGTCAATTTCTACATTCAGTTTTCGCCCGACTAAAGATGATACCTGTTCATGGGGCCCTGTTGGTTCCATCTCGATTAATTCCCCATCAATAAGTTCATAGCGATCGCGATCGCCATACTGAGTAATAAATTCATTAACGGTGATAAGTTTTGAGGCTGATTGAACCATGATGATTTTTCCTCATAATTATGCAATAGGCTAATAGTGAGACAATTTAGGAGGCGATCGCTATTTACTCAGAACGCCAATTTTCGATTTGCAAGTTAGGTACTCTTTGAAATTCTCGGACATTAGATGTCACCACAATGTGATTATTGATTACTGCTGTAGCTGCGATGAGTACATCATAAGCACCAATAGGTGAACCTGCTAGTTTGAGAAAGCTTCTGATTTCGGCTGCTTGTTCTGCTTCTTTTGAGCCAAAAGGTAAAATTGTAATTGAGTTTAATAATGTTTCAATAATTAATTGAATTTTAACAGCGCGTTGTGGATTTATAGCTAATCCATATTTCACCTCCATAACTGTTAGAGATGAAACAAAAATTTCAGCAGGGGAGATTAATTTTATTCGCTTGAGGGTGTTTTCTTCTCCTTTGACAAAATCACTAATAACGCAAGTATCCAGTAGATAACCCATAATTAAAGTTCTATTTCGTTAGGTGGTATCAGTTCATCTCGATATGATTCAAAGATGATACTTTCTTTTACACCTTGATATTCCATGATCATTTCTGGCCATTTCGTGGGTTTGGTTTCTAGGAAGGTGACGAAAACTAGGCTTTCAGCGATACCTTCTGGTGTTTCATCTAGTTCAATTTTGCCGTTTTTATAAATTCCTTGAATTGTTTTTAACATATAGCTTACCTCCTACATGAATTTTAACCGATTTATTCTAATTATTCTGTCATGCTGGGCGGAAATTGGATGTCTAAGTCTTCGACGGAAAGCTTACCTGATATGAGACGAGTTAGAAGGCGATCGCGTGTTTGTTTGAGAATTTCGTTTGAATTACTACATTTACACATCAATGAGAACAAAGCATCAAATTTTTTTTGATATGAAGTGAGTATTTTTGTTTCTGGTAATATAATCTGTAATTTCTTTAAAAAATCCCAATCGGCGCGGGGCATTTTTGTGCCTTTTGAGGAGATTGTGGCTAATACTATGAAAGTATCACTAAATATAGTAAATAATATAAATCCTTCATATTCATTTAGTTTTGGTCTTATAACTATTGTATCTGATGAACAAGCCCCAGAAAAATTAGCTAAAGCCATTTTATGTAAATATGGTCTAATTTTTCCAAATAAAATATCTCTCTCCTTAAACAAAAGTTTATCACTTTGAACAGAATCAGCAGTATTAAAATCTTTAATTAATATTGATTCTCTTGGTAAATTTTCTAAGCCTAAATACTTTGTACTTCCATCAAGATTTTTGATTTTAACTCCATTACGAATCTCTTTGCAGATAGCTTCAATTTTTACCGATTCCCAACCCTCCGGGATGCCTTTATGAAACTTAACCTGTTCATGACCCGGAAACCGCAGACGGACAAACCACTCGCGGTAGATTTCCTCAGCCATTTTTTCTAATATGGCAATACGGCGATTATTGTTTTCAATCAGGTCATCATAAGCAGAAAGTATCGCCGCAATCTTTTTCTGAACAGGAAGCGGAGGAATAGGAATATTTATGCGCTTGACAATATCTTGGTTCAGTGAACTCATCGTTGCGCCAAAAGAACCTTGAGCTTCCATCCAATATTTATGAGCGTTAGTAGTGAAATAATACGAAAGGAATTTAGTAGACAATTTATTAGATTTGATTCTTAATCTTAAACAATCAGAACCTTGTATCCATTGTTCGCTTTTCTTTGTAATTAGAATATGTCTATCAACAGCACCTTTTCTACCAAAGACAATATCATCTAGAACTAACCTATGTACTTTTAATCTTTCAGCAGTTTTATCATCTAGGAATTCAAGCTTTGCATCTGTGAGTGATCCATAACCTATATTTCTCACATTTATTACTGGTATACCATTAGCAATATATTCACTAGCTTTGAGCTGAGTTCCAAAAGGCCCAGTTTGCAGTTCAGCCTGATTTTCTTTTACTAGGTCATTTATCTGTATAATTTCCCAATCACTCATAAATCCCCTGCTACCTCTCGCACATTATGAGCAATAATCCCCTCTAACAAATGCGCCTCTTGATTTAGCTTTTCCAACTCCTGATTTAAACTCAAAATCTCCTCAATAAACTCCTCCTCAGTCTTCCCATCTTCCTCAATCACCACCCCCACATACCGCCCAGGATTTAGGGAATAATCCTGTTCCTTCACATCTGCTGGAGTCGCCAACTTACACAACCCCGTCACATCCTCATATTCTGCCTTCGGGAAGCGTTCCTGTAACCAGCGAATGTGGATAAAAAATGATTCCGCCGATTTTACATCTGTATGCAGGGTTTCCAGCGTGGCTTTGAGTGTCTTAACTTGCTTGTCAATCTGTCCCCGTTTCCTCTCTTCCTTTGCCTTTTCTGCTAAAGCTGTTTCATGGGCGCGGATAGTTTTATCAAGCTGCTTCAATCCCAGATGGATGTCATCAAAAAATGGTTTAAATGCCGCGCTGAGTTCTTGCTGTACTTGATTTTGTATATCTATATTTATTTCGGGGAAATTGTATTTATCTAAATAACCTTGATACTGAATTTCTAAATCTGGCAAATCATCCCACAAATTGAGAAAATCAACAGCCGCTTTCCTAGCTTTAACATCATCCGTTCCATCATTCAATACAGTGATTAGCTGCTGGGAAACTTGCTGCACCTGTGCTTGATTCTCTCTTAGCTTCACCATCCCTTGCTGAAAATAATTATTAATCAGTTCAATAAAGCGATGGCTTTTACCCCGGCGCAAATGGCTGATAATCGCAATATTACTAATTTGTTCTGTGGAAAACTCCCGATGTGCGCGGTCAACCTGAGTAAAAATATAGCTTTAGCAAATAGTCATAGCGGGCATGATCTGGCAGATAAAACCCACACTTCTCAATGGCAATTTCGGCGATCGCCTTTTCTCTGCGAGTTCCTTTGAGTGCTTCATATTCTTGCTGGATCTCTGCCGCATACTGACGATACTTGTTATCGGCAAACTTGAGAAATATTAACCCCATCACGGGCGTTGAATACTCACTAGATTTCAAGTCAGAGTTTGCCCGCATGGTATCGGCACTCTGCCAAAGGTTCGCTTCAAGTCGTTTTAGTTCTTCTGGGGTCAAAGCTGTGAGTGGGTGATTTATCTGTTCTGCGAGAACATGAACATTGAAATTATATGCACAACTGGGTTATGTTATGACGTGAGTTAAAGCAGATGCTGAAACCCTTAAATTCTGACATGGCGAAAACAGAAAAGCAGAAAATGCTCGCAGGTGAGTTATATTTGGCAACAGATCCGGAATTAGCTGCCGAACATCTGCGTGCTGGGCTTCTGCTAAAAAGATACAATGCAACTACGGGAGAACAGCAAAAAAATCGCTGGCAAATCCTACAAGAATTATTCGCCAAAATTGGGCAAAAAGTAACGATTGTACCGCCTTTTCACTGCGACTATGGCAGTAATATTTATGCTGGTGACAACTCATATATTAATTATGGCTGCGTGATTTTAGACTGCAACATAGTTAACATTGGAGACAATGTCTTACTAGCACCCTATGTGCAGATTTACACAGCTTATCACCCGACAGAACCGGAAATTCGCCTGACAGGGAAAGAACTAGCAGCCCCGATAACAATTGGTAATAACGTCTGGATTGGTGGCGGTGCGATCGTTTGTCCAGGCGTAACCATTGGTGATCATTCAAGCATCGGGGCTGGTAGTGTAGTTGTTAAAGATATACCTGCAAATGTCGTTGCTGCGGGTAATCCCTGCCGGATTATTCGCCATTTGACCTAAAACTGATTTTTTAGAATTTGTAGCCTCTAGCGAGCCAATATTGCCAGTCTGCAAGCGCTTCTTGGGTTTCGCTATCAGCATCAATTGCTTCTATTTCCGATAGCTTGGCAGTAAACACATCTTCATCTTTACCATCTGGATAAACCACTTCCACCAACATATCTTTTAAACACTCATCCTCCGGTGCCATTCCTAGCACTTCAACTTGTTTCTCCTCAACGGCGGCGGTTGATTTGCGTCCCTTCTTTTTCCACTTAGCTAGAAAAGGAACGTTGAGAGTGTCATCGAGGTAGTAGTACCAACCCATGGCCCGTTCTTCTTTATCATCAGCATCGACAATTATTTCTGTTTTAATGCGATGCTCGCGGATTGCTTCAGGTTCAACACTAGGCATAAGACAAATGCTGGCAATGATGAATTCTGAAATCTGGTATAGCGTTTTGGCGAACGCCTGTCAATTTTCTAGCTGCTGTCTCACCGTAGTATAAAAGGAGCGAATCATCGTTATTTTCCTATTTTTTCGCTTTTCTGCCATAAAACGGGTAATTTCTGACCTTAAAAGAAATTTGCTGGAGGTTTAAAAGGCGATGGCGCGGTGCGATCGCATCCGCTGAGAGGATGTCTGAGAAGTTGTTAGTGATAAATCAAACACTGGTAGATCCCCCTAAATCCACGCCAGTCGCTCATGGGGAGCCACTGCGTTGGGCGGCTCCGCCGACTTGAAGCATGTGGCGTGGAGACCCCCAAGACCGCGCTGGCTCCCCTTAAAAAAGGGGACTTTGACTCTTGTTCCCCCCTTAAAAAGGGGGGTTAGGGGGGATCTCGATCAATTTTGATACTTTTCAGACATCCCCTGAGACACTCCAAATTTTCTTGTGGGACGGGCTTTCCGGCCCGTCCCACAAGATTGGGTAATTTATTTCTTGGAAATCCCTAATGAAAATCAAGCTAAATTTAAAGGAAGAGGAACACAGATAAAATTATCAAGAGAGCGAACCTTAGCGTTTCAACAGAATTAATATTATGACAATAATCGTCTTTGGTAGTATCAATATAGATTTAGTCGCCACAGCCAAGAGCTTACCAGTTGCCGGCGAAACCCTATTAGGAGAAAGTTTTTTGAAAGTACCGGGAGGGAAAGGTGCAAATCAAGCGGTAGCATTAGCGCGGTTGGGAATTCCTACTCAAATTGTCGGACGTGTTGGTGCAGATAGTTTTGGTGAAGAACTGGTTAGCAATTTGCAAGCATCGGGTGTACAAACTGATAATATCTTAGTTGATGAAAGCGTGAGTTCTGGAGTTGCTATCATCAACGTAGATCATCATGGTGAAAATCAAATCGTTGTTGTTCCCGGTGCAAATGGGAGAGTTAATCAAGAAGATGTAGAACGATTATCTCGGTTATTACCAACAGCGACAGCAATACTTTTACAGCTAGAAATTCCGATGGCGGCGGTGGTGGCAGCTGCCCAAGCGGCACGTAATGCCAATATAACAGTAATTCTCGACCCAGCACCGGCGCGATCGCATTTACCAGAGGAACTTTACCCGTTAGTGGATATTATCACACCAAATGAGGTTGAGGCGGGGCAGTTGGTGGGTTTTGCGGTGGATGGGGAAGAAACAGCAGCTCAGGCTACTGCGATTTTATTACAAAGGGGGGTGAAATGCGCGATCGCTAAATTGGGTGCAAAAGGCGTTTACTGTGCCACCGCTGAAGAAAGTTTTTTTCTAAGAGCGTTCCCAGTTCAAGCCGTTGACACAGTCGCCGCTGGTGATGCTTTTAACGGTGGTTTAGCAGCAGCACTTACCGCCGGACTTTCTTTACATCAGGCGGTTGTTTGGGGTGCAGCAGCGGGTGCTTTAGCAACAACAAAACAAGGCGCACAAACTTCGCTACCCGACAAGTCTACCTTTGATGCCTTTCTTCGGCAAAAAGGATTACAGCAGTTTTCATCTATTTGAACTACATCTCTCAAAATGTAGAGACGTTGCATGCAACGTCTCTAGATCATTAATTTTGAATTTTGAATTTTGAATTTTGAATTTTGAATTGTTATTTACCAATATCCTCATTCCAGAGTTCTGGTTTCTCTGTAATAAATTCACTCATCATCTGTGCGCATTCATCAAGATTGAGATCAATTACTTCCACACCGTGGGATACCATAAAATCTTTAGCACCGGGAAAAGTTCTCGATTCCCCAGCAATAACTTTTTTAATGCCAAATTGCACCACAGCACCAGCGCACAAATAGCACGGCATTAAGGTTGAATAGAGAGTTGTACCTTTGTAGCTGCCAATTCTGCCAGCATTGCGGAGACAATCGATTTCGGCATGGGTAACAGGATCACCATCTTGCACACGTTTATTGTGTCCTCTGCCGAGAATTTTGCCATCTTTGACGAGAATGGAACCAATGGGAATTCCCCCTTCTTGTCTGCCTTGTTGGGCTTCGGTAATTGCAGCTTGCATAAATTCGTCCATTTCTCTATTCTCCTAATATGAAAAAAC includes the following:
- a CDS encoding Uma2 family endonuclease → MVQSASKLITVNEFITQYGDRDRYELIDGELIEMEPTGPHEQVSSLVGRKLNVEIDRQDLPYFIPHRCLIKLLGTNTAFRPDVIVLDQTQLVNEPLWQQEPVITSGSSIKLIAEVVSTNWQNDYARKVEDYALLAVPEYWIVDYLGIGGREYIGKPKQPTVTICTLVEDEYQKRLFQNNDQLVSSIFPNLQLTAKQVFAAGGAVSM
- a CDS encoding type II toxin-antitoxin system VapC family toxin produces the protein MGYLLDTCVISDFVKGEENTLKRIKLISPAEIFVSSLTVMEVKYGLAINPQRAVKIQLIIETLLNSITILPFGSKEAEQAAEIRSFLKLAGSPIGAYDVLIAATAVINNHIVVTSNVREFQRVPNLQIENWRSE
- a CDS encoding restriction endonuclease subunit S, yielding MSDWEIIQINDLVKENQAELQTGPFGTQLKASEYIANGIPVINVRNIGYGSLTDAKLEFLDDKTAERLKVHRLVLDDIVFGRKGAVDRHILITKKSEQWIQGSDCLRLRIKSNKLSTKFLSYYFTTNAHKYWMEAQGSFGATMSSLNQDIVKRINIPIPPLPVQKKIAAILSAYDDLIENNNRRIAILEKMAEEIYREWFVRLRFPGHEQVKFHKGIPEGWESVKIEAICKEIRNGVKIKNLDGSTKYLGLENLPRESILIKDFNTADSVQSDKLLFKERDILFGKIRPYLHKMALANFSGACSSDTIVIRPKLNEYEGFILFTIFSDTFIVLATISSKGTKMPRADWDFLKKLQIILPETKILTSYQKKFDALFSLMCKCSNSNEILKQTRDRLLTRLISGKLSVEDLDIQFPPSMTE
- a CDS encoding type I restriction-modification system subunit M N-terminal domain-containing protein — protein: MTPEELKRLEANLWQSADTMRANSDLKSSEYSTPVMGLIFLKFADNKYRQYAAEIQQEYEALKGTRREKAIAEIAIEKCGFYLPDHARYDYLLKLYFYSG
- a CDS encoding sugar O-acetyltransferase → MAKTEKQKMLAGELYLATDPELAAEHLRAGLLLKRYNATTGEQQKNRWQILQELFAKIGQKVTIVPPFHCDYGSNIYAGDNSYINYGCVILDCNIVNIGDNVLLAPYVQIYTAYHPTEPEIRLTGKELAAPITIGNNVWIGGGAIVCPGVTIGDHSSIGAGSVVVKDIPANVVAAGNPCRIIRHLT
- a CDS encoding calcium-binding protein — protein: MPSVEPEAIREHRIKTEIIVDADDKEERAMGWYYYLDDTLNVPFLAKWKKKGRKSTAAVEEKQVEVLGMAPEDECLKDMLVEVVYPDGKDEDVFTAKLSEIEAIDADSETQEALADWQYWLARGYKF
- the rbsK gene encoding ribokinase is translated as MTIIVFGSINIDLVATAKSLPVAGETLLGESFLKVPGGKGANQAVALARLGIPTQIVGRVGADSFGEELVSNLQASGVQTDNILVDESVSSGVAIINVDHHGENQIVVVPGANGRVNQEDVERLSRLLPTATAILLQLEIPMAAVVAAAQAARNANITVILDPAPARSHLPEELYPLVDIITPNEVEAGQLVGFAVDGEETAAQATAILLQRGVKCAIAKLGAKGVYCATAEESFFLRAFPVQAVDTVAAGDAFNGGLAAALTAGLSLHQAVVWGAAAGALATTKQGAQTSLPDKSTFDAFLRQKGLQQFSSI
- a CDS encoding nucleoside deaminase → MDEFMQAAITEAQQGRQEGGIPIGSILVKDGKILGRGHNKRVQDGDPVTHAEIDCLRNAGRIGSYKGTTLYSTLMPCYLCAGAVVQFGIKKVIAGESRTFPGAKDFMVSHGVEVIDLNLDECAQMMSEFITEKPELWNEDIGK